A single genomic interval of Carassius carassius chromosome 24, fCarCar2.1, whole genome shotgun sequence harbors:
- the LOC132102718 gene encoding vascular endothelial growth factor A-A-like isoform X2 — translation MNFVVYSVQLLFAALLHLSAVKAAHIPKEGGKSKNEVIPFMDVYKKSACKTREMLVDIIREYPDEIDHTYIPSCVVLMRCAGCCNDEALECVPTETRNVTMEVLRVKQRVSQHNFQLSFTEHTKCECRKKEEVKSKKEKCEKPR, via the exons ATGAACTTTGTTGTTTATTCGGTACAATTATTGTTTGCGGCTCTTCTTCATCTTTCTGCTGTCAAG GCTGCCCACATACCCAAAGAAGGGGGGAAGAGCAAAAATGAGg TGATTCCCTTCATGGATGTGTATAAAAAGAGTGCGTGTAAGACCCGAGAGATGCTGGTAGACATCATTCGGGAGTATCCTGACGAGATCGATCACACCTACATCCCGTCCTGTGTGGTTCTCATGCGCTGTGCAGGCTGCTGCAATGACGAAGCACTCGAGTGTGTCCCTACAGAGACGCGCAACGTCACCATGGAG GTACTGCGAGTCAAACAACGTGTATCACAGCATAATTTTCAACTGAGTTTCACAGAACACACCAAGTGTGAATGCAG GAAAAAAGAAGAAGTCAAATCAAAGAAAGAAAA